The Primulina eburnea isolate SZY01 chromosome 6, ASM2296580v1, whole genome shotgun sequence genome contains a region encoding:
- the LOC140833679 gene encoding uncharacterized protein, with translation MNRQLLVPETHLSKRETRVDLENVQNTDIDVEGMKKRIIWKKEEDELLAKSYVILSDDPIIGNDQKENDSWRRVASYYNDNRPAGSCRRALKVIRSHWYDTIQKRVGASNTSLNKDASVDLDINEEEIRLIGQKAAKRKGKNKAKSSMEDMTRYDSMFESFTQYTDIKKNESEWKQKELAIEEMKAKAALKKSEAKKSKYLLKEYKILSKDTSQMTPKQLIVHEHM, from the exons ATGAACCGCCAACTCCTTGTCCCAGAGACTCATTTGTCCAAACGTGAAACACGAGTTGATCTCGAAAATGTGCAAAATACTGATATAGATGTTGAGGGTATGAAGAAGCGAATAATATGGAAAAAGGAAGAAGACGAGCTCCTAGCAAAATCGTATGTCATATTGAGTGATGACCCAATCATCGGCAATGATCAGAAGGAGAATGATTCCTGGAGACGTGTTGCAAGCTACTACAATGACAATCGTCCCGCTGGTTCATGTCGAAGAGCTTTAAAAGTGATTCGATCTCATTGGTACGATACAATCCAAAAAAG AGTCGGGGCTAGCAACACCTCATTGAACAAAGATGCGAGTGTTGATTTAGATATAAATGAAGAAGAGATTCGTCTAATTGGTCAAAAGGCAGCAAAAAGAAAAGGGAAAAACAAAGCAAAATCATCGATGGAGGATATGACAAGATACGACAGTATGTTTGAAAGTTTTACTCAGTATACAGACATAAAAAAGAACGAATCTGAATGGAAACAAAAAGAACTTGCAATAGAGGAGATGAAAGCAAAAGCGGCTTTGAAAAAATCTGAAGCTAAAAAGAGCAAATATTTGCTTAAGGAATACAAAATCCTTTCAAAAGACACTTCACAAATGACGCCGAAGCAGCTTATAGTTCATGAACATATGTGA
- the LOC140833303 gene encoding uncharacterized protein has product MFRRTILCRICKIQFFANFCSLENGKRSLVNSGSGISLSKSEPVSSKIISPGKEHVISYLVNSCGLTPERAVSASGKLHFDSPDKANAVLCFLEKHGFSKTQIAELISRRPLFLLANPEKSFLPKIEFLLRSAGFSEPDMVEAVVKHPAYLARSLENQLAPVYEYLEGIVGSRKAGILLRRGSWIFDHGLDKKLMDNVALLRELGVPESCIEFALFHYPDVVTRKHDSFKKIVSEIEGMGFNPLKTAFVTAMHSRTGKGNIDVWERCYEAYSNWGWSKDDIYMAFRKHPNCMLLSEKKISRFLDFVTKKMGRDSRTIARVPYIIFYSMEKRIIPRYSVLHHLFLNGFVKKNWSLATVMCPTEEKFLENYVIRYLKELPQLLQIYRGETSGGV; this is encoded by the coding sequence ATGTTTCGTCGCACGATTCTATGCAGAATCTGCAAGATTCAATTCTTCGCCAATTTCTGCAGTCTTGAAAATGGTAAACGATCGCTCGTGAACTCGGGATCTGGGATTTCCCTGTCTAAAAGCGAACCGGTCTCCTCCAAAATAATATCACCTGGAAAGGAGCATGTCATCTCCTATCTGGTGAACTCTTGCGGCTTGACTCCGGAAAGGGCTGTTTCTGCTTCAGGTAAGCTGCATTTTGATAGTCCAGATAAAGCAAATGCTGTTCTGTGTTTTCTTGAAAAACATGGATTTAGCAAAACGCAAATCGCTGAGCTGATTTCTAGACGACCCCTTTTTCTTCTAGCCAATCCTGAAAAGTCGTTTCTGCCAaagattgaatttttattgcgtTCTGCCGGGTTTTCTGAACCCGATATGGTAGAAGCCGTTGTGAAGCACCCGGCTTACTTGGCAAGAAGTCTGGAAAATCAGTTGGCTCCTGTCTATGAATACCTCGAGGGTATAGTTGGATCTAGAAAAGCTGGTATTCTTTTGAGGCGGGGGTCATGGATTTTTGATCATGGACTTGATAAGAAACTCATGGACAATGTGGCTCTGTTGAGGGAGCTTGGAGTTCCCGAAAGCTGTATTGAATTTGCTCTGTTTCATTATCCAGATGTTGTCACCCGGAAGCATGATTCATTCAAGAAAATTGTTTCTGAGATTGAAGGGAtgggttttaatcctttgaaaACAGCATTTGTAACTGCAATGCATAGCCGGACTGGGAAGGGCAACATAGATGTCTGGGAAAGATGCTATGAAGCATATAGTAACTGGGGTTGGTCGAAGGATGACATATATATGGCATTTAGGAAACATCCTAATTGTATGCTCTTGTCCGAGAAGAAAATCTCGAGATTCTTGGATTTTGTTACTAAAAAAATGGGGCGTGATTCAAGAACGATTGCACGTGTtccatatattatattttacagtATGGAGAAGAGAATTATTCCAAGGTACTCTGTTCTTCATCACTTGTTTTTGAATGGTTTTGTTAAGAAAAACTGGAGCTTGGCTACTGTAATGTGCCCCACTGAGGAGAAATTCCTGGAAAATTACGTGATTCGATACTTAAAGGAACTGCCTCAGCTTCTTCAAATTTATAGAGGGGAGACAAGTGGTGGTGTTTAG
- the LOC140833681 gene encoding uncharacterized protein, giving the protein MSHYSSSSSPTSKDKVQVEVNDEIYDPGEEIMLCMLELSRKIHEASESNNEMRRRRRFIQRNREVGHLRLVNDYFSASPVYQYHIFRRIFRRRRELFLHIVNAFEANSMYFQLRNDAARRKGLSPLQKCTPAIHQLDYGIPADHLDEYLRMGKSTAIKCLFKFCQNLVELFGDRYLRRPNADDIQRPFQMHEERHKFPGQFTRGHGSPTIVLEAVAYQDLWIWHRDGNFLRTRWRIRYSTRIKEDMEGFLDPIK; this is encoded by the exons ATGTCTCATTATTCGAGCAGCTCTAGCCCAACAAGCAAAGACAAAGTACAAGTTGAAGTTAATGACGAAATTTATGATCCGGGAGAAGAAATTATGTTATGCATGCTTGAACTAAGCAGAAAAATACATGAAGCTTCTGAAAGTAACAATGAGATGCGACGAAGAAGAAGGTTCATCCAAAGAAATCGTGAAGTCGGTCACTTGCGGCTCGTCAATGATTATTTTTCCGCGAGCCCAGTGTATCAATATCATATATTTCGAAGAATATTTCGGAGGCGAAGAGAGTTATTCCTTCACATTGTGAATGCATTTGAGGCTAATTCAATGTATTTTCAACTGAGGAACGATGCTGCTAGAAGGAAAGGATTGTCACCACTACAAAAATGCACACCTGCTATACATCAATTGGATTACGGAATCCCTGCCGACCATCTTGATGAGTACCTACGTATGGGTAAATCAACTGCTATCAAGTGTCTTTTCAAATTCTGCCAAAATTTAGTTGAATTATTTGGTGATCGATACTTGAGAAGGCCGAATGCTGATGATATTCAACGTCCTTTTCAAATGCATGAAGAGAGGCACAAGTTCCCTG GGCAGTTTACAAGAGGTCATGGGTCACCGACAATCGTACTTGAAGCGGTCGCATATCAGGACTTGTGGATATGGCATAGGGATGGCAATTTTCTCCGAACCCGTTGGAGGATCCGATACTCGACCCGAATAAAAGAGGATATGGAGGGATTTTTAGACCCGATTAAATAA